A window of Alphaproteobacteria bacterium contains these coding sequences:
- a CDS encoding D-glycerate dehydrogenase gives MSSNKPLAIVTRKLPDVIETRMMELFEVRLNVEDVPLSSEQLVEAVKTADVLVPTVTDRIDARVLSQSNAGLRLIANFGNGVDHIDLASARERGITVTNTPGVLTEDTADMTMALILAVARRLAEGERLMRSGDWRGWSPTSMLGHRVGGKRLGIIGMGRIGQAVARRARGFGLSIHYHNRNQVHPEIASELEATYWESLDQMVARMDIISVNCPHTPATYHLLSPRRLELVQPHAYLVNTSRGEVIDENALTRLLRAGRLAGAGLDVFEHEPAVNPKLMQLDNVVLLPHMASATLESRVEMGEKVIINIKTFADGHVPPDRVLPGQYT, from the coding sequence ATGAGCAGCAACAAACCCCTGGCCATCGTCACGCGCAAGCTGCCCGACGTCATAGAGACCCGCATGATGGAACTCTTCGAGGTGCGGCTGAACGTCGAAGACGTGCCCCTGAGCTCCGAGCAATTGGTCGAGGCGGTCAAGACCGCCGACGTGCTGGTGCCCACGGTGACCGACCGCATCGACGCCCGGGTGCTCTCGCAGAGCAACGCCGGTCTGCGGCTGATCGCCAATTTCGGCAACGGCGTCGACCACATCGACCTGGCCTCGGCCCGCGAGCGCGGCATCACGGTAACCAACACGCCGGGCGTGCTCACCGAGGACACGGCCGACATGACCATGGCCCTGATCCTGGCCGTGGCGCGGCGCCTGGCCGAGGGCGAGCGGCTGATGCGCTCGGGCGACTGGCGGGGCTGGTCGCCGACCTCGATGCTGGGCCACCGCGTCGGCGGCAAGCGGCTGGGCATCATCGGCATGGGCCGCATCGGCCAGGCCGTGGCCCGCCGGGCCCGGGGTTTCGGCCTCTCGATCCACTACCACAACCGCAACCAGGTGCATCCCGAGATCGCCTCCGAGCTCGAAGCCACCTACTGGGAGAGCCTCGACCAGATGGTGGCGCGCATGGACATCATCTCGGTCAACTGCCCGCACACGCCCGCCACCTACCACCTGCTGTCGCCCCGGCGCCTCGAGCTGGTGCAGCCGCACGCCTACCTGGTCAACACCTCGCGCGGCGAGGTCATCGACGAAAACGCCCTGACGCGCCTGTTGCGCGCCGGCCGCCTGGCCGGGGCCGGGCTCGACGTCTTCGAACACGAGCCCGCGGTGAACCCCAAACTGATGCAGCTCGACAACGTCGTGCTCTTGCCCCACATGGCATCGGCCACCCTGGAAAGCCGCGTCGAGATGGGCGAGAAGGTGATCATCAACATCAAGACCTTCGCCGACGGCCACGTGCCGCCGGACCGCGTGCTGCCGGGGCAGTACACGTAG
- a CDS encoding SH3 domain-containing protein, with protein MLRLLRLAPPGCSIGAPNGAFFGALLMALASLPLAALAAGESGLKVPRFVSLRADPVNVRAGPGVRFPIAWIFVQNDLPVEVVAEYEFWRRIRDLDGAEGWVHKSLISGDRWAIVTGKKPRPLRRRPKAKAAPVMRAEAGVLGRLLRCNGQWCQLRIAGRKGWIRQAFVWGAYPGETVD; from the coding sequence ATGCTACGTCTGCTCCGGCTGGCCCCCCCCGGCTGCTCCATCGGCGCCCCCAACGGCGCCTTCTTCGGCGCCCTGTTGATGGCGCTGGCAAGCCTGCCGCTGGCTGCCCTGGCGGCCGGCGAGAGCGGGCTCAAGGTGCCGCGCTTCGTTTCCTTGCGCGCCGATCCGGTCAATGTCCGGGCCGGCCCCGGCGTGCGCTTTCCCATCGCCTGGATATTCGTGCAAAACGACCTGCCGGTCGAGGTGGTGGCCGAATACGAATTCTGGCGCCGCATCCGCGACCTCGACGGGGCCGAGGGCTGGGTCCACAAAAGCCTGATCAGCGGCGACCGCTGGGCCATCGTGACGGGCAAGAAACCGCGTCCCTTGCGCCGCCGGCCCAAGGCCAAGGCAGCGCCGGTGATGCGCGCCGAGGCCGGCGTGCTGGGGCGCTTGCTGCGCTGCAACGGCCAGTGGTGCCAGTTGCGCATCGCCGGCCGCAAGGGCTGGATCCGCCAGGCCTTCGTCTGGGGCGCCTACCCCGGCGAAACCGTGGACTGA
- a CDS encoding SprT family zinc-dependent metalloprotease — protein sequence MSRDDPAVITHGGQHYAIRVRPSARARRMALKIDPRRGAELVLPRGISRRRGLAFAAEHGAWLADRLAALPEQVPFAAGATIPYLGRPHVVCHRPETRLGQRPAPVWLEAGNICVSGGLAHLGRRLGDWLKLSARREALDRVEAAAGRIDAGFQRLTIRDPRTRWGSCSAQGGLSFSWRLILAPEAVFDYVVAHEVAHLLELNHGARFWDLVEQLVLDSQSPRDWLSQHGTALHRYG from the coding sequence ATGAGCCGAGACGATCCGGCGGTCATAACGCACGGCGGGCAGCACTACGCCATCCGCGTACGCCCCAGCGCCCGGGCCCGGCGCATGGCGCTGAAGATCGATCCCCGGCGCGGCGCCGAGCTGGTACTGCCGCGTGGCATCTCGCGCCGCCGCGGCCTGGCCTTCGCGGCCGAGCATGGCGCCTGGCTGGCCGACCGCCTGGCGGCCTTGCCCGAACAGGTACCGTTCGCCGCCGGCGCCACGATCCCCTATCTCGGCCGGCCCCACGTCGTCTGCCATCGGCCCGAGACCCGGCTGGGCCAGCGGCCCGCCCCGGTCTGGCTCGAAGCCGGCAACATTTGCGTCAGTGGCGGGCTCGCCCACCTCGGGCGACGGCTCGGCGACTGGCTCAAGCTCTCGGCCCGCCGCGAAGCGCTCGACCGCGTCGAGGCGGCGGCCGGGCGCATCGATGCCGGCTTCCAGCGCCTGACCATCCGCGACCCCCGCACCCGCTGGGGCAGTTGCTCGGCCCAGGGCGGGCTCTCGTTCTCTTGGCGCCTGATCCTGGCGCCGGAGGCGGTTTTCGATTACGTCGTCGCCCACGAGGTGGCGCACTTGCTCGAGCTCAACCACGGCGCCCGGTTCTGGGATCTGGTCGAGCAATTGGTGCTCGACAGCCAGTCACCGCGGGATTGGCTCTCGCAGCACGGCACGGCGCTGCACCGCTACGGCTGA